The genomic segment CAAAACAATCTATCTACAGTTTTATTTCGTTTAGTTTTACTACTTGGATATAAATAAATTGATACATTTGTGGCCACACAATTACCTATCAAAGATCTATTACTGTCATTCATCTGTTAGAAatccactcagtgaatctaatCTAAGGATTCAAACTGGCGCATCGGAcaacaaatagaaaagaaaagtgttATTTATAAAGTAcacattgtttaatttaatctgTGGCCATGAAATACAAATTTTGACCATTTCACAAACCaacacagccaatcagaagcaTCCCGATGTCACCATTTGTCCTGAAATTAAGCAAAGCTGCACACCGAGTTCATGTCTCCCACCATCAGACCATACAGGTTCATCAACACTAACTGGATTGACCACTTGTTGGCTCGTATGTCAGCCTGGTTTTTATAGATTGGATCACTGCAACTATGGAATTTCAGCAAGCCTTTTTCAGCAGTCTTTGGGGTTGTATGTTGAGAGTAAGACTGATGCGGTGTCAGGGGTCAGCTTCTGATTCATGACAACCCCCCTGGTCCACTCAGGACCCAACAGAGTGTTGAAGGCTTTTTCCGCGCTGCTGTTGACTTAGTTGCTGTGGACCAGAGTGACGAAAAGAAACAGCGAGCAGAGAGAGATGGCACCAGTCAGCACGGCCTTGACCAGCAGCACTGTCCAACTCCCCAAGATGAAGACATGGACAAACAACCTGGAGatacagacagaaacaaaatgtAAGCTACAATTTAACAGGACAAAACCAAACAGAGCACTATCACTGCTAAAACCATCCATCACTGACGGATGAGTAATTAACTCAGAAGATATTCGGCCCACCATATATCACATATGATCTCTCACTCTTCATGCAGAACACAGCTTTAAGTGATTTTCTTGGATTAGTAAGTACATATATGCTAATAATACAGTCATATGAGTTAATGTAGTAGCTAGAGTACAGTTTTAAATTACCTTAATTGCCTGTAAGTTAGTTTATTGTAAATCTAATGTACATTGTACTATTGATGGTCATGTTGCTGTTAACTAGTGACATCCTGTGGCTTACAAAGTTAAATGCAGATACTCTGCAGGTAGTCAAACCGTGATGGAACCGAATAAACTAACAtgggaaaatataaatatatatatcactcTCCCTGCAGCCAGGACGCAGTTCTCTTAGCTCAGCATAAAACAAACTGGAGGTCATGTGAAGTGGCTCAACTGGATCCGTTCGACAGTAATAAAAGCTGTCTTGCAATACCTCTAAGTACATGAAgaatgttttcagacatgcactgaagtccagtgattttttttgGGGCTGTGTGTGCAAACCAGATATCAGAGTCATTATTGGGATCTGAGAGTCCCCTAGTAAAATATCAGGCAGTTTCTGAGTGAActcatgtgagaaaacaaaaaggaaaaatttaCAAAATAGGAAGAATACACCCATCTCGGGATGAAAAGAGGCACCACCAAAATAGAAGACACAATTTGGAATGGCAacgagattcgagagcttttggtgataagggctgaTGCTGGTGTCGATATGCTATTAACAAAAACCtgtgatttccacagcagaatttacatgtcctgcctcctgaaTGCTCTACGCAGGCGTGACCCCTCGTATAAAGGTTCCAGAccgaatctcctgctgcattcttcttatgtgaaaagcaaactccaGAAAAGGTCCAAACCCAATTTTCCAGACacgttctgtgtgtttgtgtgtagctgtgtgtgtgtattgagaATAAGAGTGTCAAACTTACTCCATTAAGAAGGACTTGTAGACACAAAGAGCCAGCAGCACAGTGACAGGAAGCCTGAAGGTCTTAGGAAGGTCGTATCGCGTAAACATCCACACCACTGCTGCCATGGCAATATAATGGACCTATATACAATCATAATAATCACTGGTtacgattttttttaaacacagtctAGTGCTATACATAATATAGCAGACTTACATGATGAGACAAGACAAAAGAGGAAGCCCTCTAAGtatgaaacattaaaaataaccaTCATTATCTGAACATGCAGACTATTACTGTCATCTATTCTGTGGACTGTTGCTGCCAATCATGAAAACACTTCTATAAATATATTGGAGAAACGTAAGAAAACTCATTAAATGAATGACAGAAGATTGGAAACACAGcggcagacagagaggaagaacgGCAACTTACCAAACTGATGTTGGAGTCAAAGCTCATCTGGATGTATTTCCAGTCAAACTCGATCCCTCTGGCTCCCACCCACAAAGGAAGACATCTGAACAACCCCGACAAGACATAAATTCAAGGTTAAGATATGTACAATAATTTGACCAAATGACGCTGATGTTTCTTCTGCACAACCCGTGCAATTGTTTACCTGGACATGATGAGTTCTGCGGTTGCCCAGCCCATGGCAGCCACCATGATCTTGTACTCCCCTTTACCG from the Limanda limanda chromosome 11, fLimLim1.1, whole genome shotgun sequence genome contains:
- the tmem147 gene encoding BOS complex subunit TMEM147 gives rise to the protein MTLFHFGNCFALAYFPYFITYKCSGLSEYNAFWRCVQAGATYLFVQLCKMLFLATFFPTWEGGAGVYDFVGEFMKSTVDLADLLGLHLVMSRNAGKGEYKIMVAAMGWATAELIMSRCLPLWVGARGIEFDWKYIQMSFDSNISLVHYIAMAAVVWMFTRYDLPKTFRLPVTVLLALCVYKSFLMELFVHVFILGSWTVLLVKAVLTGAISLCSLFLFVTLVHSN